A DNA window from Paraburkholderia hospita contains the following coding sequences:
- a CDS encoding phosphatase PAP2 family protein, with product MSGLGGAGGAGGAGGAGGAGGPGGGGAGGVYDQGGSGIPCDGPLFAEAQIGHRDGIVGSWRTPEDVTLKFDQQNFQDFDDYRQLWRWEPWVRATAFDFELLSNLRFSTHNVGTPGQYAQLWHRPSTSGASDVKIVSLSRPTQAVFEQQAEWLDFYSDLRDDRMAEILCQLGSQHAFWSMLIYLQPSRTPKTIELLDTAVRFAIFTEIRFKHAIAAARPIEYSSQIQPMLQTPGHGSLPSGHSTQAFIIAVVLCALFNQKPGSVYYQQAMRQAYRVAVNRTVAGVHFPVDSIAGHVLGTALGEYFVARCTRNIKKPAPPLDAMSTRSDGTITPLSFKGYLVTVAANPDFDYHEPLSDDDVKAYATSLGLNANDPNDQATVKAKFPFLAWDPPAAKAVDGSDILSWLWNQAEGEWNGNGLVNTTFPK from the coding sequence GTGAGCGGACTGGGCGGTGCAGGAGGCGCGGGCGGAGCAGGGGGAGCAGGCGGAGCGGGAGGGCCGGGCGGAGGCGGAGCCGGCGGCGTCTATGATCAGGGCGGCAGCGGCATACCGTGCGACGGACCGCTTTTCGCGGAGGCACAGATCGGTCATCGTGACGGCATTGTCGGCAGCTGGCGAACGCCTGAGGACGTCACGCTCAAGTTCGATCAACAGAACTTCCAGGATTTCGACGACTATCGGCAATTGTGGCGCTGGGAACCCTGGGTGCGCGCGACAGCGTTCGATTTCGAACTGCTGTCGAACCTGCGCTTCTCCACACACAACGTGGGGACGCCAGGCCAGTATGCGCAGCTCTGGCACCGGCCTTCGACGTCAGGCGCCAGCGACGTCAAGATCGTCAGCCTGAGCCGTCCGACGCAGGCAGTCTTCGAACAGCAGGCCGAATGGCTGGACTTCTATTCGGACCTGCGCGACGACCGCATGGCCGAGATACTCTGCCAACTCGGATCGCAGCACGCGTTCTGGAGCATGCTGATCTATCTGCAGCCGAGCCGCACGCCGAAAACCATCGAACTGCTCGACACGGCCGTGCGTTTCGCGATCTTCACCGAAATCCGCTTCAAGCACGCGATCGCGGCAGCGCGGCCGATCGAATACTCGTCGCAGATACAGCCGATGCTCCAGACGCCGGGGCACGGCTCGTTGCCGAGCGGGCATTCGACCCAGGCGTTCATCATCGCCGTGGTGCTGTGCGCGCTGTTCAATCAGAAGCCCGGTTCCGTGTACTACCAGCAGGCGATGCGGCAGGCGTACCGCGTCGCGGTCAATCGCACCGTGGCGGGCGTGCACTTTCCTGTCGACAGCATTGCCGGACACGTGCTCGGCACGGCGCTTGGCGAATACTTCGTCGCGCGCTGCACACGCAACATCAAGAAGCCGGCGCCGCCGCTTGACGCGATGAGCACGCGAAGCGACGGCACGATCACGCCGCTCTCATTCAAAGGCTATCTCGTTACCGTGGCGGCCAATCCCGATTTCGATTATCACGAGCCATTGAGCGACGATGACGTCAAGGCATATGCAACATCGTTGGGGCTGAATGCGAACGACCCGAACGATCAGGCCACCGTGAAAGCGAAGTTTCCGTTTCTCGCGTGGGATCCTCCCGCCGCGAAGGCCGTGGACGGATCGGACATCCTGTCGTGGCTCTGGAATCAGGCCGAGGGTGAGTGGAACGGCAACGGCCTCGTGAATACGACGTTCCCGAAGTAA
- a CDS encoding MFS transporter, which produces MSILEYKGDDKLIAGIVLSVVTFWLFAQTTFNVLPSMRTELRIGNSVSDIAVSVTALLTGTFIVVAGGLADRFGRVKVTYVGLALSAMGSLLIAISPCGTAIFLMTGRIIQGLSAACIMPATLSLMKAYYDGAERQRALSFWSIGSWGGSGLCALLAGAVDSTIGWRWIFWMSTLVAVVSWTLIRGTPESKVLDVDRRPIDWTGAWAFVIAMVALNLVVAKGAEVGWQSTFIVTTTVISGLAATAFVLLERRASYPFVDFKLFGNSAYTASTLSNFFLNGVAGALLISLLLVQSAFGLSSLQSGLMTAGYLVAILVMIRVGEKLQQRWGCPRRPMVLGCGTTVVGLILLTVTSLPVAQYVTFAFVGFTLIGAGLGIYATPSTDAALSSVAESRSGAASGIYKMASSLGTALGVAISAAIFEALANLDGQSAQALVGPGNDELRLAAAAALWFNVAMALLALAAVVFGMPRRATEVHS; this is translated from the coding sequence GTGAGCATTCTTGAATACAAGGGCGACGACAAACTCATCGCTGGAATCGTGCTCTCAGTTGTCACCTTCTGGCTTTTCGCTCAGACGACCTTCAACGTGTTGCCCTCAATGAGGACGGAACTGAGGATCGGCAATAGCGTGAGCGACATCGCCGTAAGCGTGACAGCGCTGCTGACGGGCACGTTCATCGTGGTGGCGGGCGGACTAGCCGACCGCTTCGGCCGCGTCAAGGTGACGTACGTTGGGCTCGCACTGAGCGCAATGGGATCCCTGCTGATTGCAATCTCTCCATGTGGCACAGCGATTTTTCTGATGACAGGACGCATTATTCAGGGCCTGTCTGCCGCGTGCATCATGCCCGCCACCTTGTCGCTCATGAAGGCATATTACGATGGCGCGGAGCGTCAGCGGGCACTCAGTTTCTGGTCGATTGGCTCATGGGGCGGTTCCGGACTGTGCGCACTTCTGGCGGGCGCGGTCGACTCGACGATCGGATGGCGCTGGATCTTCTGGATGTCAACGCTGGTCGCGGTCGTGAGCTGGACGCTGATTCGCGGAACGCCCGAAAGCAAGGTGCTCGACGTCGACAGGAGGCCGATCGACTGGACGGGTGCATGGGCCTTCGTTATCGCAATGGTGGCTCTTAACCTGGTCGTCGCGAAAGGTGCAGAAGTAGGGTGGCAAAGTACCTTCATAGTGACGACGACAGTCATATCCGGTCTGGCTGCCACTGCGTTTGTACTTCTGGAGCGTCGCGCGAGTTACCCGTTTGTCGACTTCAAACTGTTTGGCAATTCGGCGTACACGGCCTCTACGCTGTCGAACTTTTTTTTGAATGGTGTTGCGGGCGCGTTGCTCATCTCGTTGTTACTCGTCCAAAGCGCTTTCGGACTTTCGTCTCTTCAGTCCGGATTGATGACCGCCGGGTATCTCGTCGCGATCCTCGTAATGATCAGGGTCGGGGAAAAGTTGCAGCAGCGTTGGGGGTGCCCACGTCGCCCGATGGTACTCGGCTGCGGGACCACGGTTGTCGGCTTGATACTGTTGACCGTCACGTCTCTGCCTGTGGCCCAGTACGTGACCTTTGCATTCGTCGGCTTTACTTTGATTGGCGCCGGGCTTGGGATCTACGCGACACCGTCAACCGATGCCGCATTGTCGAGCGTTGCGGAATCGAGATCGGGGGCGGCGTCGGGAATCTACAAGATGGCATCCTCGTTGGGTACCGCGTTGGGTGTCGCGATATCGGCAGCCATATTTGAGGCACTTGCCAATCTCGATGGTCAATCGGCCCAAGCGTTGGTTGGGCCAGGAAATGATGAGCTACGTTTGGCCGCTGCGGCAGCATTGTGGTTCAACGTAGCGATGGCCCTGCTCGCACTGGCGGCAGTCGTGTTTGGCATGCCTCGGCGCGCGACCGAAGTTCACTCGTGA
- a CDS encoding adenylate/guanylate cyclase domain-containing protein, with protein sequence MIADSSCSSDGLARVVRTVLFMDLVESCRLIQDNEVEAAGRWRRYKARIENDIVPTHHGRLIRTEGDGLMVTFVELRDALAATFAIQRASVDANAGQPPARHMLLRMGLHVTGLYEDERDVYGLGVSLAARLYSLAGPGEIVVSAQVRDQLTPELDADIEDLGECHLKHFEQPVRAYRIGPPGPRPVIERGSAFLPQLRPTIAVIPFAARGGEAEQQVLGEVMADEIISSLSRTAELQVISRLSTTAFRERGATLDEISAFLGARYVLSGAYRTWGDQVMLVVELAEARSRHILWTQSIKGRATHIMLGEDELIDRVVAEVSGAIIDRELQRARSQALPSLASSTLLMSAIVLMHRGVSHDFHRARDMLEALIERARRQAVPHAWLGKWHVLRFNRGWTDDRAAQAQAALDCTRRALDADPDCSLALTIDGFVHTNLLKQLDVGQQRYERALEVNPNDSLAWLLKGTLLAFEGEGGQAVDATERALRLSPLDPLRYFYESLGATAALSAGRYERAVELAQRSLRVNRTNTSTLRALAIAQSLLGDLEAARLTVTEVLALEPSLTVRNYLERSPSGAYETGKTWSEALRQAGLPA encoded by the coding sequence GTGATTGCAGACTCTTCCTGCTCATCCGATGGGCTCGCGCGTGTCGTGCGCACGGTTCTGTTCATGGACCTGGTGGAGTCGTGCCGGCTGATCCAGGACAACGAGGTGGAAGCAGCGGGACGGTGGCGCAGATACAAGGCGCGCATCGAGAACGACATCGTGCCGACCCATCACGGCCGCCTCATCAGAACGGAAGGCGATGGCCTGATGGTCACGTTCGTCGAGTTGCGCGATGCGCTTGCGGCGACCTTCGCGATCCAGCGCGCGTCGGTCGATGCGAACGCGGGACAGCCGCCCGCGCGGCACATGCTGCTGCGCATGGGCCTGCACGTCACCGGGCTTTACGAAGACGAGCGCGATGTCTACGGCCTTGGCGTCAGTCTGGCCGCGCGGCTTTACTCGCTCGCCGGGCCGGGCGAGATCGTCGTGTCCGCGCAGGTGCGCGACCAGTTGACGCCCGAACTCGATGCGGACATCGAAGATCTCGGCGAATGTCATCTGAAGCATTTCGAGCAGCCGGTGCGCGCGTATCGGATCGGGCCGCCGGGCCCGCGTCCCGTGATCGAGCGCGGCAGCGCGTTTCTGCCGCAATTGCGGCCGACCATCGCCGTGATTCCCTTTGCGGCGCGCGGCGGGGAAGCCGAGCAACAGGTGCTCGGCGAAGTGATGGCGGACGAGATCATTTCGTCGCTGTCGCGCACGGCCGAACTGCAGGTGATCTCGCGCCTGTCGACCACGGCGTTTCGCGAGCGCGGCGCGACGCTCGACGAAATCAGCGCGTTTCTCGGTGCGCGCTACGTGCTGTCGGGCGCGTATCGCACGTGGGGCGATCAGGTCATGCTGGTGGTGGAACTGGCGGAAGCACGGTCGCGCCATATCCTGTGGACGCAGAGTATCAAGGGCCGCGCGACGCACATCATGCTCGGAGAAGATGAGCTGATCGACCGCGTCGTCGCCGAAGTGAGCGGCGCGATCATCGACCGCGAATTGCAGCGCGCGCGCTCGCAGGCGCTGCCGTCGCTCGCGAGCTCGACGCTGCTGATGAGCGCGATCGTGCTGATGCATCGCGGCGTTTCGCATGACTTTCATCGCGCGCGCGACATGCTCGAAGCGCTGATCGAGCGCGCGCGCCGCCAGGCGGTGCCGCATGCGTGGCTCGGCAAATGGCATGTGCTGCGCTTCAACCGCGGCTGGACGGACGACCGCGCGGCCCAGGCGCAGGCCGCGCTCGACTGCACGCGCCGCGCGCTCGACGCCGATCCTGACTGCTCGCTCGCGCTGACCATCGACGGCTTCGTGCACACCAACCTGCTCAAGCAGCTCGACGTCGGGCAGCAGCGCTACGAGCGCGCGCTCGAGGTGAATCCGAACGATTCGCTTGCATGGCTGCTCAAAGGCACGCTGCTCGCATTCGAAGGCGAGGGCGGCCAGGCCGTCGATGCGACCGAGCGCGCGCTGCGTCTGTCGCCGCTCGATCCGTTGCGCTACTTCTATGAATCGCTGGGCGCGACGGCGGCGTTGTCGGCGGGGCGCTACGAACGCGCGGTCGAGCTCGCGCAGCGCTCGCTGCGGGTGAACCGCACCAATACATCGACATTGCGCGCGCTGGCGATCGCGCAATCGCTGCTCGGCGACCTCGAGGCGGCGCGGTTGACCGTCACCGAGGTACTTGCGCTCGAGCCGTCGCTGACGGTCAGGAACTATCTCGAACGCTCGCCGAGCGGTGCGTACGAGACGGGGAAGACCTGGTCGGAAGCATTGCGGCAGGCAGGGCTGCCTGCATAG
- a CDS encoding S8 family serine peptidase — protein MTWQSLTGASGAWSGVDWTGRAADTASADPYLTWADATGFADLGGPPAGWLRVIIELEENAPDGSPLTAQSFAQSLEGANAGWQAWIRVSSIYRYPPAALEQTGFLTAAVKKQFFSELDTTLKGFVKRFELGMPVVPDDLIDAASPGAAQLAAGTGPVFGPAASSSAAGANAGAPQMVFLGVMDDGLAFAHERFRSTGEPSTTRIDYFWNQDDAAGTPPGLHYGRELAKADIDTLLARCTQPGQVDEDTVYAQAGYINVRKRWAHGTEVMDLAGGLRPNPLHAATLPASAREQREALGKVRLIGVQFRTAGRTVRDTSGRWFAVHALDAMRYILRRADDLANGATYCVVLNLSYGYMAGPHDGSSVIERAIDQLIALHPDLAVVVPAGNSNVLRCHARVDLINGAPQDLTWRALPDCATPSFLEIWLPENVNPSTVTVRISTPSGDLSPVISVKTLHVWQSGANVLCTAVYLDRVATGQRSMILIALAPTITRQPARIAAPAGNWTVTVSNDAPANGSLEIHAWVQRNETAYGFPMRGRQSRFDDPRYKRFVGGMHVRDFDDVKPVSWIRRSSTLNSIATGDSTVVIGAYRRTDGTAATYSSTGPSLRTTVRDGPDATAISEDSPACAGVLGASTRSGSLLAISGTSAAAPQVARLLACAKVLGNALPVTPLAMPPYSVRDWVGKRAQAEDPAPAGLMANQIGTCPGTAKPPVVPLGQHAWVPALPAPRGGAGRFPSPRWKKRGVGL, from the coding sequence ATGACGTGGCAATCGTTGACGGGCGCAAGCGGCGCGTGGAGCGGAGTCGACTGGACGGGGCGCGCCGCGGATACGGCGAGCGCAGACCCGTATCTCACGTGGGCCGATGCGACTGGGTTCGCCGATCTGGGCGGACCGCCCGCAGGCTGGCTGCGCGTGATCATCGAGCTCGAAGAGAACGCGCCGGATGGTTCACCGCTGACTGCGCAGTCGTTCGCGCAGAGTCTCGAAGGTGCCAACGCGGGATGGCAGGCGTGGATACGCGTTTCGTCGATCTATCGCTATCCGCCCGCTGCGCTTGAACAGACCGGCTTTCTGACGGCTGCCGTGAAGAAGCAGTTCTTCAGCGAACTCGATACGACGCTCAAGGGCTTCGTGAAGCGCTTCGAACTCGGTATGCCTGTGGTGCCCGATGATCTGATCGATGCAGCCTCGCCGGGCGCGGCGCAACTCGCGGCGGGCACGGGGCCTGTGTTCGGGCCTGCTGCCTCGTCTTCTGCTGCCGGCGCGAACGCCGGTGCGCCTCAAATGGTGTTTCTCGGCGTGATGGACGATGGCCTTGCGTTCGCGCATGAACGCTTTCGATCCACCGGCGAGCCGTCGACAACGCGAATCGATTACTTCTGGAATCAGGACGACGCAGCGGGCACGCCGCCCGGCCTGCACTACGGACGCGAACTGGCGAAGGCCGATATCGACACGCTGCTGGCGCGCTGCACGCAGCCGGGACAGGTCGATGAAGACACCGTCTACGCGCAGGCGGGCTACATCAACGTGCGCAAGCGCTGGGCGCACGGCACGGAAGTGATGGATCTCGCCGGCGGCTTGCGGCCCAATCCGCTGCATGCCGCGACTCTGCCAGCATCCGCGCGCGAACAGCGCGAAGCACTCGGGAAAGTGAGGCTGATCGGCGTGCAGTTCAGGACGGCGGGGCGCACCGTGCGCGACACGTCGGGGCGCTGGTTCGCCGTGCACGCGCTCGACGCGATGCGCTATATCCTGCGCCGCGCCGACGACCTCGCGAACGGCGCAACGTATTGCGTCGTGCTGAATCTGAGCTACGGCTACATGGCGGGACCGCACGACGGCAGCTCTGTGATCGAACGAGCCATCGACCAGCTGATCGCGCTGCATCCCGATCTGGCCGTCGTCGTGCCTGCGGGGAACAGCAACGTGCTGCGTTGCCATGCGCGTGTCGATCTGATCAACGGCGCGCCGCAAGACCTCACATGGCGTGCACTGCCGGACTGCGCAACGCCCAGCTTTCTGGAGATATGGCTGCCGGAGAACGTGAACCCGTCGACGGTGACGGTGCGGATCAGCACGCCTTCGGGCGACCTCAGCCCCGTGATCTCCGTGAAGACGCTCCATGTCTGGCAAAGCGGCGCCAATGTGCTGTGCACGGCGGTGTATCTCGACCGGGTCGCAACGGGGCAACGCAGCATGATCCTGATCGCGCTCGCGCCGACCATCACCCGTCAGCCCGCGCGCATCGCGGCGCCTGCGGGCAACTGGACCGTGACGGTGTCGAACGATGCGCCGGCGAATGGCTCGCTCGAAATCCACGCATGGGTCCAGCGCAACGAAACGGCCTACGGTTTTCCCATGCGTGGACGCCAGTCGCGTTTCGACGATCCGCGCTACAAACGCTTTGTCGGCGGCATGCATGTGCGGGACTTCGACGACGTCAAGCCCGTGTCATGGATCAGACGCAGCAGCACGCTCAATTCGATTGCGACGGGCGACAGCACCGTGGTGATCGGTGCGTATCGGCGCACGGACGGCACGGCGGCAACGTATTCGTCGACGGGGCCCTCGCTTCGAACGACGGTGCGGGACGGTCCGGATGCAACGGCTATCAGCGAGGATTCGCCCGCGTGCGCGGGCGTGCTGGGCGCGAGCACACGCAGCGGCTCGCTGCTGGCGATCTCGGGAACGAGCGCGGCTGCGCCGCAGGTCGCGCGGTTGCTCGCGTGCGCGAAGGTGCTGGGCAATGCGTTGCCCGTCACCCCGCTTGCGATGCCGCCGTATTCGGTCCGCGACTGGGTCGGGAAGCGGGCGCAGGCGGAAGATCCGGCACCCGCCGGGTTGATGGCGAATCAGATCGGCACCTGCCCCGGCACGGCGAAGCCGCCTGTCGTGCCGCTGGGACAGCATGCGTGGGTGCCCGCGCTGCCCGCCCCGCGCGGCGGCGCGGGGCGCTTTCCTTCGCCGCGATGGAAAAAGCGCGGCGTCGGGCTGTAG
- a CDS encoding tetratricopeptide repeat protein, producing the protein MLAIPFCVLVLQDTLTRQVRVPPVVVPQSFLQRGYTSEMLSDRILSAMRKISTESELIPHDADIGDGAKSDFKIPGEEMSYASVVDFLKKVFGREDVLVHISIAKLNDGLEPHIAHIRIEHGQFDGISSDVHQSGQNLDDFVNAVATKAMQLVEPIELANHEATAIQKTQCSPRKCNYGKVEAIYEDVLARPGSPQRQWALAGKGWLLITQNRSTEAERQIRDAISEYPHSAILRATLGIALEQQHRIDDALSELIAGTHEKSRTAENERLLGDVFLHATRYDDALAAFERADRMRPHDPNTLHDYGEALVKAGRYDEAVKKLTHAVRIRPDLAPSYAELGRALEHKGDFHGAATMYAQALKRDTGSLDQRETRMASWEPKDWTMHPVKTRRVTLDVTEPRLSDVALQF; encoded by the coding sequence ATGCTTGCTATCCCGTTCTGCGTTTTGGTGCTGCAAGATACTTTGACTCGACAGGTGCGGGTGCCGCCCGTCGTTGTCCCACAGTCTTTTCTCCAGCGCGGCTACACATCCGAGATGCTTTCCGATCGGATCCTATCGGCAATGCGCAAGATCAGCACCGAATCGGAGCTGATCCCTCACGACGCCGACATCGGCGACGGCGCAAAATCCGACTTCAAAATTCCAGGCGAAGAGATGTCGTATGCGTCGGTCGTTGATTTTCTAAAAAAGGTCTTCGGAAGAGAAGACGTACTTGTACACATCAGCATCGCAAAACTTAACGACGGCCTTGAACCACACATCGCCCACATCAGGATTGAACATGGTCAGTTCGATGGAATTTCCAGCGATGTTCATCAATCCGGCCAGAATCTCGACGACTTTGTAAATGCCGTAGCAACCAAGGCCATGCAACTTGTGGAACCTATTGAACTTGCAAACCATGAAGCCACGGCCATACAAAAAACTCAATGCTCGCCTAGAAAGTGCAATTACGGCAAGGTCGAAGCGATCTATGAAGACGTGCTCGCGAGACCCGGTTCACCGCAACGCCAATGGGCTCTGGCTGGGAAAGGCTGGTTACTTATTACGCAAAACCGATCCACGGAGGCCGAACGGCAAATCCGTGATGCGATTTCGGAGTACCCTCATTCTGCAATCTTGAGAGCCACTCTCGGGATAGCGCTTGAACAGCAACATCGGATAGACGACGCGCTTTCGGAGCTAATAGCCGGCACCCACGAGAAGTCAAGAACGGCCGAAAATGAACGTCTACTTGGCGACGTCTTCCTGCATGCAACTCGTTACGACGACGCGCTTGCCGCTTTCGAACGCGCGGATCGCATGCGCCCCCATGATCCGAATACGCTCCACGACTATGGGGAGGCCCTCGTCAAGGCCGGTCGGTACGACGAGGCAGTCAAGAAGTTGACTCATGCCGTTCGCATTCGCCCTGATCTCGCGCCATCATACGCAGAATTAGGTCGTGCCCTGGAACACAAAGGCGATTTCCATGGTGCGGCCACGATGTATGCGCAGGCTCTTAAACGAGACACCGGCTCTCTCGATCAAAGAGAGACCAGGATGGCCTCCTGGGAACCGAAGGATTGGACGATGCATCCAGTAAAGACCCGGCGCGTGACTCTTGATGTGACAGAACCCCGCTTATCCGACGTCGCCCTTCAATTCTGA
- a CDS encoding trypsin-like peptidase domain-containing protein → MFHSTAFHSIRSRTWFCTAVTTACLTGYPCANATAIAPPVAAASAPSPASAPAKEKRTAPANASASLDFPAIVERYGPAVVNIRAILPEKPLAAPTPPTPAASPAPTSGASSEAIDGDDPLFAFFRQAMPQSQDGQGSSPRAMSGVGSGFIVSPNGLILTTAHVVDGSDDVTVRLTDRREFKARVVAVDAPSDVAVIQIDATKLPVVKLGDSTRVRVGEQVLTIGSPDSYQNTVTAGNISATSRTLPDGTTFPFFQTNGALNPDNSGGPVFNRAGEVVGIHVQVYADGDRFQSLTFAIPIAMANKVRAQLQAQSKSQDADAAHGAFGMQVQDVDPGLAGAFGLPRAAGALVIAIEPGSPAATSKLKPGDVIVQIGDKPVERSADLTDQDAVPQAGTEVPVKLIRNRKQMTIMVDVTASAQYASTGVSDVGPLDHLGLSMHSLTDDERRSTGLAEGLMVEDVSGTAGAAGIKPGDVVLSLNGTLVASQDELAALAAKAGKKAALLIQRNHARSFVTVDLK, encoded by the coding sequence GTGTTTCACTCAACCGCGTTTCACTCGATCCGCTCCCGCACCTGGTTTTGCACTGCCGTGACAACGGCATGCCTCACCGGATACCCCTGCGCCAACGCAACCGCGATCGCACCGCCTGTTGCGGCTGCTTCCGCGCCGTCGCCCGCATCCGCGCCAGCGAAAGAGAAGCGAACGGCGCCCGCGAATGCGAGCGCGTCGCTCGACTTTCCGGCGATTGTCGAGCGCTACGGACCCGCCGTCGTGAACATCCGCGCGATCCTGCCGGAGAAGCCGCTGGCGGCGCCAACGCCGCCAACGCCAGCCGCTTCGCCTGCGCCCACTTCCGGCGCAAGCTCTGAAGCGATCGACGGTGACGACCCACTGTTCGCGTTTTTCCGGCAGGCCATGCCGCAGTCGCAGGATGGGCAGGGCAGTTCACCGCGTGCGATGTCGGGTGTGGGCTCGGGTTTCATCGTCAGCCCCAACGGATTGATTCTGACGACGGCGCATGTCGTCGACGGCTCCGATGACGTGACAGTCCGTCTGACCGACCGGCGCGAGTTCAAGGCCAGAGTCGTCGCCGTCGATGCGCCAAGCGACGTCGCCGTGATCCAGATCGACGCGACGAAGCTGCCCGTCGTCAAGCTGGGCGACTCGACGCGTGTGCGCGTCGGCGAACAGGTGCTGACGATTGGCTCGCCGGATAGCTATCAGAACACGGTGACGGCGGGCAACATCAGCGCGACGTCGCGCACGTTGCCGGATGGCACGACGTTTCCGTTCTTCCAGACCAACGGCGCATTGAATCCCGACAACTCGGGCGGCCCGGTGTTTAATCGCGCGGGGGAAGTGGTCGGCATCCACGTCCAGGTTTACGCCGACGGCGATCGTTTTCAGAGTCTGACTTTTGCCATCCCGATCGCCATGGCGAACAAGGTGCGCGCGCAGTTGCAGGCGCAGTCAAAGTCTCAGGACGCAGACGCCGCGCACGGCGCGTTCGGCATGCAGGTGCAGGACGTCGATCCGGGGCTCGCAGGCGCGTTCGGTCTGCCGCGCGCGGCGGGCGCACTGGTGATTGCCATCGAGCCCGGCAGTCCCGCCGCCACGAGCAAGCTGAAGCCCGGCGACGTGATCGTGCAGATCGGCGACAAGCCCGTCGAGCGCAGCGCGGATCTCACCGACCAGGATGCGGTACCGCAGGCGGGCACGGAAGTCCCCGTGAAGCTGATTCGCAATCGCAAGCAGATGACGATCATGGTCGACGTGACGGCATCCGCACAATACGCGAGCACGGGCGTGAGCGATGTCGGCCCGCTGGATCATCTCGGCCTGAGCATGCATTCGCTGACGGACGACGAACGGCGCTCGACGGGGCTGGCCGAAGGCCTGATGGTCGAGGACGTGTCGGGCACGGCGGGCGCCGCCGGCATCAAGCCGGGCGATGTGGTGTTGTCGCTGAACGGCACGCTGGTCGCGTCGCAGGATGAACTGGCGGCGCTTGCGGCGAAGGCGGGGAAGAAGGCGGCGCTGCTGATCCAGCGTAATCACGCGCGCAGTTTCGTGACCGTCGATCTGAAGTGA
- a CDS encoding LuxR C-terminal-related transcriptional regulator has protein sequence MLILFVAPTGLFRDGVARLLADLGERAEVRCVDYASNAFEHGQSPDLIVLDGDYLPDALSVATASQRLTAGLPVLVLLTAVDPQTVEQFVSAGVAGHLGKLESGRALLDALRLLLAGSRYPASAPLVLEALPPEMPSSTSSVDEASAPDGSADAKPHVLTARQIQVLALAARGETNKSIAKQLNITEGTVKVHLYTVYKALKVGSRGQASVAAARLQQIGDAQLHHALDGQLSVGRLLAFTMPTRFKADEVLFRKNDPSDALYYVVRGTVRLLEINIEVGQGTILGEIGLFSPDHRRTCTARCLSDCELLTVSATDAMRLYYQDPEFATYLIHLITRRLEADNQRAKN, from the coding sequence ATGCTGATTCTGTTCGTCGCTCCCACAGGTCTCTTTCGCGATGGCGTCGCGCGTCTTCTTGCCGATCTCGGCGAGCGGGCCGAAGTACGATGCGTGGACTATGCGTCGAACGCGTTCGAGCATGGGCAGTCCCCCGATCTGATCGTGCTCGACGGCGACTATCTGCCGGATGCGCTCAGCGTGGCGACGGCATCGCAGCGACTGACCGCGGGACTGCCCGTGCTCGTGCTGCTGACGGCCGTCGATCCGCAAACCGTCGAGCAGTTCGTGTCGGCGGGCGTCGCGGGGCATCTCGGCAAACTGGAATCAGGCCGGGCGCTGCTGGATGCGCTGCGCCTGCTGCTGGCAGGCAGCCGCTATCCCGCCTCCGCGCCGCTCGTGCTGGAAGCGCTCCCGCCCGAGATGCCCTCGAGCACGTCAAGCGTTGATGAAGCGTCCGCGCCCGATGGGTCCGCCGATGCAAAGCCGCATGTCCTCACGGCGCGCCAGATTCAGGTGCTCGCGCTTGCCGCGCGCGGCGAAACGAACAAGTCAATTGCGAAGCAGTTGAACATCACGGAAGGCACCGTGAAGGTGCATCTCTATACCGTCTATAAAGCGTTGAAGGTCGGCAGCCGCGGGCAGGCGAGCGTGGCCGCCGCGCGCTTGCAGCAGATCGGCGATGCGCAATTGCATCACGCGCTGGACGGTCAGCTTTCGGTCGGCAGGCTGCTCGCGTTCACGATGCCGACGCGCTTCAAGGCAGACGAAGTGCTGTTCCGCAAGAACGATCCGAGCGACGCGCTGTATTACGTCGTGCGCGGCACGGTCCGTCTTCTCGAGATCAACATCGAAGTCGGCCAGGGCACAATACTCGGCGAGATCGGACTTTTTTCGCCGGATCATCGGCGCACCTGCACGGCGCGCTGCCTGAGCGATTGCGAATTGCTGACAGTCTCGGCAACGGATGCGATGCGCCTCTACTATCAGGACCCGGAATTCGCGACCTATCTGATTCACCTCATTACGCGGCGGCTCGAAGCGGACAACCAGCGCGCGAAAAACTAG